One genomic window of Gossypium hirsutum isolate 1008001.06 chromosome D11, Gossypium_hirsutum_v2.1, whole genome shotgun sequence includes the following:
- the LOC107940429 gene encoding uncharacterized protein isoform X1: MSNEDSFFTDIFLDWYPGENCDSGVEPIAQYCPTGPPSPSDDNHVNSTSSMSSRSKKRNRELVSDNLLEAERKGTRHWRTGESSTSGQQPKTREDNLKELIVVKTVRKAAKILMDRIDRRVNKVKIADAELVYKMMAMRASHLLPQVFASFDRFEAQSLRSNLKKFKENITKIQKDYKGNRLTEAEAKQKLLEVGKEIEQLDQHLEHYSTYPLMKEVAATDDRGSLPTPEELPSSFNDLKNQLYGKDNNKVSVQDFHGLQQALDNTIAWGKPPDYLELIAIRIKKARGKATEVSHVGIQVLVCAAIKEMEDFPIEDLEWDTLKSGGQLSIWLSNLVFKWDLLIIC, from the exons ATGAGCAACGAAGACAGTTTTTTCACCGACATTTTTCTAGATTGGTATCCCGGCGAAAATTGCGATTCTGGTGTCGAGCCTATAGCACAATATTGTCCGACCGGACCACCATCGCCGTCCGATGATAATCACGTGAACTCGACGAGCTCGATGTCGAGCAGAAGCAAGAAGCGAAACCGAGAATTAGTTTCCGATAACTTATTGGAAGCTGAGAGAAAAGGGACCCGGCACTGGAGAACCGGCGAATCATCAACCTCCGGGCAACAACCGAAAACGAGAGAAGATAATTTGAAAGAGCTTATTGTGGTGAAAACTGTAAGGAAAGCCGCTAAAATTTTAATGGATCGAATCGACCGAAGAGTAAACAAA GTCAAGATAGCAGATGCGGAATTGGTATACAAGATGATGGCCATGAGAGCCTCTCATCTCTTACCGCAAGTTTTCGCCTCCTTCGACCGATTCGAAGCGCAATCATTACGTTCTAATCTcaaaaaatttaaggaaaatatCACGAAAATACAGAAAGATTACAAAGGAAACCGATTAACAGAAGCCGAGGCTAAGCAGAAATTGCTCGAAGTAGGAAAGGAAATCGAGCAATTAGATCAACACCTAGAG CATTATTCTACATATCCATTGATGAAAGAAGTTGCTGCTACTGATGATCGGGGAAGTCTGCCGACTCCTGAAGAATTACCTTCTTCATTTAATGATTTGAAAAACCAACTTTACGGCAAAGACAACAACAAAGTTTCTGTTCAAGACTTCCATGGCTTACAACAAGCATTGGATAACACTATAGCCTGGGGAAAACCTCCGGACTACCTCGAACTTATTGCAATCCGAATCAAAAAGGCTCGTGGAAAAGCTACCGAAGTTTCTCATGTCGGTATTCAAGTTCTGGTTTGCGCCGCAATCAAAGAGATGGAAGATTTTCCGATCGAAGATTTAGAGTGGGATACATTGAAAAGTGGGGGGCAACTCTCAATATGGCTAAGCAACTTGGTTTTCAAGTGGGATTTGCTGATAATCTGTTGA
- the LOC107940429 gene encoding uncharacterized protein isoform X2 encodes MSNEDSFFTDIFLDWYPGENCDSGVEPIAQYCPTGPPSPSDDNHVNSTSSMSSRSKKRNRELVSDNLLEAERKGTRHWRTGESSTSGQQPKTREDNLKELIVVKTVKIADAELVYKMMAMRASHLLPQVFASFDRFEAQSLRSNLKKFKENITKIQKDYKGNRLTEAEAKQKLLEVGKEIEQLDQHLEHYSTYPLMKEVAATDDRGSLPTPEELPSSFNDLKNQLYGKDNNKVSVQDFHGLQQALDNTIAWGKPPDYLELIAIRIKKARGKATEVSHVGIQVLVCAAIKEMEDFPIEDLEWDTLKSGGQLSIWLSNLVFKWDLLIIC; translated from the exons ATGAGCAACGAAGACAGTTTTTTCACCGACATTTTTCTAGATTGGTATCCCGGCGAAAATTGCGATTCTGGTGTCGAGCCTATAGCACAATATTGTCCGACCGGACCACCATCGCCGTCCGATGATAATCACGTGAACTCGACGAGCTCGATGTCGAGCAGAAGCAAGAAGCGAAACCGAGAATTAGTTTCCGATAACTTATTGGAAGCTGAGAGAAAAGGGACCCGGCACTGGAGAACCGGCGAATCATCAACCTCCGGGCAACAACCGAAAACGAGAGAAGATAATTTGAAAGAGCTTATTGTGGTGAAAACT GTCAAGATAGCAGATGCGGAATTGGTATACAAGATGATGGCCATGAGAGCCTCTCATCTCTTACCGCAAGTTTTCGCCTCCTTCGACCGATTCGAAGCGCAATCATTACGTTCTAATCTcaaaaaatttaaggaaaatatCACGAAAATACAGAAAGATTACAAAGGAAACCGATTAACAGAAGCCGAGGCTAAGCAGAAATTGCTCGAAGTAGGAAAGGAAATCGAGCAATTAGATCAACACCTAGAG CATTATTCTACATATCCATTGATGAAAGAAGTTGCTGCTACTGATGATCGGGGAAGTCTGCCGACTCCTGAAGAATTACCTTCTTCATTTAATGATTTGAAAAACCAACTTTACGGCAAAGACAACAACAAAGTTTCTGTTCAAGACTTCCATGGCTTACAACAAGCATTGGATAACACTATAGCCTGGGGAAAACCTCCGGACTACCTCGAACTTATTGCAATCCGAATCAAAAAGGCTCGTGGAAAAGCTACCGAAGTTTCTCATGTCGGTATTCAAGTTCTGGTTTGCGCCGCAATCAAAGAGATGGAAGATTTTCCGATCGAAGATTTAGAGTGGGATACATTGAAAAGTGGGGGGCAACTCTCAATATGGCTAAGCAACTTGGTTTTCAAGTGGGATTTGCTGATAATCTGTTGA